The genomic stretch ATATATATccacatacaaatacattttcattcgATGGGCTTTCCTTCTCTACATTGCTGCATATAAATAGGCTATATGACAATTAGACTGTCCACAGACTAATGTTATTTATGCTTTACATCTGCCTTAGCAAGACAAACTTCTCATTCCCCATCCTGTTCACTCCTATATATGACTACTGTAGACCTGAAACTTAAGGAAACCAGTTTCCACTTTTAAGTTTCATTTTTCTCAAACCCTCTATGGGCAGTGCCACAGTCAAAGTTTCTCAACCGGGTCATAAagtcattttcacacacaattGTTTGTGTACTATAAAGACAGATCAGCTGTCTCTTTGTCAGCGACTAGCACCTTTAATTCTCACAGGATGGCACAACCGGACTGGACATGTATCTTCCAGATTAAAGCAAACGATCTCAAGAAAGGAGACTCTTGGCGTCTGGAGTTTGATGAAAATATTGAGCCTAACAATCCAAACCGGGGCTGGAAGCAGTATATCAGGAACACAGGTGCAAGGTCAGTTTGCTACTTCATATTAGTGTAGTTGGTGTGTACATAAGTACGGTACATCCTAGGTTCTTAGGTTATTaaagtctgtgtgtatgtgtatgtactgtGCTACTTAAGTTGTATGGAccaaacatttttcacagtcaCATTGCCATCACTTACATCTGATTTGGGAACAAAAAGTGGTGCCTACATGGTAAACCATAAAATGTGAGGGTCAGGACTTCttgattaaggttagggttagggttaagccAATCAATGTAAGTCAgtgctgttattatttttttagagTTAGAGTGATTTTGAGAGAAGATATAATCTACCTGGTTAACTAACTTTAACCTCAATTCATGGGGCCAAAGGCCCTTACTGTAGGTTTTAGATAAATCTTAGATGGCGgaaaaatcatatcatatcatatcatatcatgaAAGTAGGAAGGATGTTGCATAAAATGGCTCTTGCTCATCTCATTTGCCCTTTGTTCTGGTGTCAATCTATAATTATTTATCCAGAAAGTCAATAATTTGGATTTACTCACAGACATTTAAATCCAATTATATAATTTCTTCCTTCAGAGCATCGCTGGCTCTAAGGCAGAGCTGTTTCCAATGTAATTTTGGTTGGTTGTCGTTTTGTTAAGGGGTCAGTTCAGAATATCTTAACTTGAGTTTACAGTTACATAAAAACTATATAGATCCATTCCATTTCAATTTGAGCTGTAATTAGGCAATCCATGCCCTCTGTCATTTGAAGGTTCGAATGCACCAAGTGTAGAAGAAGCTGGTCTTCAAACCGGGTGATGGTGGTCTTCCACATGCGCCTTACGTGTGGGCAGGGCATTGTCAAGGTGAGGCCCTTCCGTCAGAACTGCAAGACATGCAGCGCAGCTCCAATGGAGAAGCCCAGCGTCACCTCTGAGAACATTAACATCCTCCTAGAGAATCTGATGGAGAAGATAAGAATAAAGTGCTACAATGAAAACCTGGGTCGAAAGAAGAGGACTTTCAGGAGCTTTGATGTCAAAAGACCCCATGAGCCTTCTCATTGTGAGGCCTGTATTCGAGGCATCTGTACAAAAAATTGAGCTTGTGTTACTTTTAATTAAgctttttattataataaagaaatataatgTCTTGTATTTATTCTTGAGGTTCTATGACTTCATCAACTCAAGCTCATGGTAGCTCTAGCTCCCTCTGATTGATATCAAAGAAAATCCAAGCCTCCCAATTTGTCAGGTTTTGGCCTTGGAATGATCTTCAGCATATGCTAAAAATCAGTATTCTACTAACCTATGGACCATTTAATATGATGATCACAAACCTTTATGTTTCAATATGTAACTGTTTTAactgatttttctttattttcacctATGTTTTGacctatttatttttaacttgtCTGTAACTCGACATCTTTGTAATGGAGGGCAACCTTAATGGTTCTTCgagtttaaataaatgtttgatgaAATCAAACGCACCAAGACTCTTCTTCTTGTTGATCTGTTTCATTATATTGTTTCAATAAtcttatttatataataatcaTGCGCATATAAGCTTTCATATTTATTCTTGTTGGTCttgttgtaaataaagaaaTTCTGTACATTTGTACATTATTCAACACTAAGTTCTTTTGATCATTACATTGTGGCTACTTTTTGAGCAACAGTTGTAGTATCATAAGGAATTGTTTTGCAAGAAGTCTGGGGAATACAGCAGTATTGTATATTGGAGCAGAGTTGTGCGACCTGTTtctaaaataacattaaaaaatgttggcTGGCAGGAGGCTTAGGGCGACAATAGAGAAAACCTGTTTCTCACGAGGCGTTCCCactgtttatttgtatatgACCAGCAGGTGTGACACTGATGCCGCTGTGGTGATTCTTCACCATCAGCAAGTCACATCGCTGTGGTAGAAAACTTTAACTGTggtttattcttgttttgtagGAAACCACCTACAGGGAAAGTAGCTACCTTGCTGAGTTTTCCATTTCCCACATCATTTGCCATCATTTTGTCCACGTCACGTTTGGTTTAGAGTGCCACTATGTATACCTTGGCCACTAAGGCTGAATTTAGTCTTGCAGGAGTCAGTTTGACAGGTAAGTTGCAGGTATGCTTTTGCTGTCTGACAGTGGTTATTTATGGATAAGCTCAACAGTCTATTTAGATGACTGTTCTGTTCATGTAATTGACAAGTAAAAGCAAATGTTCCCGTAACGAAACGCAGTTATTCTGTGCTCAGCAGGCATGAGCTACTGAAGAAACAGCTCTTACCTGACAACTGTAGAGACATGAAGATTTGCCTCTTGATATCATGTCATCCAAGAATACCTCACTGAAGGTAAAGTATCTTCTCCTGGTGCACATTGTGTATGTTATGAAGGGTTATTTTTCTGAGGATGAATACACCATCAGTCATGATAAATCACCTCTGTAACTGATAACCTTTTCTTAAATAATGTATTCCTTATAATAAATGGTTTTACTCTGTTTTAATTCTAGTGGTTCCTGCCATCAGTCATGCCTATACTGATTGTGTTTCTCATTCTTATACCAGGTAAGCTTTTTGGTGAGAGAACTACATGAGGTCTTACATAAGGTCTTACTTCAAAATTTCAATGATTATCGAGAACTAAAGCTGAGACGTTAccatatttgaaatatttgaatcCACTTTGTTGGTTGCAGTTCCACTAAAAATCACATCACAAGCCAAAACATGTTTATGACAACATCTATTgatcacactttttttttttttttttcagctccaTGCAGTGCCATCATGGTGAACTGCTCTCAGCCAAACCAACCAGCTCTGCTGGAAGCCCTGAATCCAGTCTTTAACCTGAGCGCAATACGACCTGTCATGAACATGACAACCTACACCAATGTCAGCACGTTCTTTACCTTGTATGGAATACTGGGAGTGGTATGTTCAGCTCATTCAGCATTACACAGTGTACCGAGTGTaccattcattatttttcatgagTGTGTGGCAATTCTCTCAGAATACAGTAATTTCTATACCACTCTGAAAAATTTTGTAACTGTTCAACAAAGGACTCCATTTTGCAAACATATGTGATAACatgattattatgataataTGTGGAGCAGAAAATAATATCTATCCTACTGCTAGTGGGAAGATAAAGGTGGAAAGAGTCATCAGATATGACAGCTTATATCATATTGCCGCTGTCTTGAAGCAAATGTAACTATACCTAAATTTAAAAACCGAGACTCCCTTGAAGACCCATGTTGTCTTAACAAAAACACTTTCGGGAacactgactttgtttttctgttcttgtCATTCAGAATGAAAAGGCTCAAAACTTGATGACTTACATTTGGCTAGAATTTGTAAGTACTGCAAATAGATAAGTACTGGATAATTGTGGAATAATTTCAGTTAATGGTGTGATTATTTCTTATGGAATACCCACTCTTTACACTAATAtcacttttgttgtttt from Thunnus albacares chromosome 9, fThuAlb1.1, whole genome shotgun sequence encodes the following:
- the LOC122989045 gene encoding receptor-transporting protein 3-like; translated protein: MAQPDWTCIFQIKANDLKKGDSWRLEFDENIEPNNPNRGWKQYIRNTGARFECTKCRRSWSSNRVMVVFHMRLTCGQGIVKVRPFRQNCKTCSAAPMEKPSVTSENINILLENLMEKIRIKCYNENLGRKKRTFRSFDVKRPHEPSHCEACIRGICTKN